One genomic window of Nakamurella panacisegetis includes the following:
- a CDS encoding 2-oxo acid dehydrogenase subunit E2 yields the protein MTAVRPRRVRRQPFRASRRLVTAGLRAGRRLVPMYGLVEVDVTRARKALAENDPPLSMTAFVVASVARAAAEYPQVHAYRNWRGRLVIHSHVDVITLVEVPTAHGPIGRPHVLHDADIRSVADLTADLRRAQHEPGANRNRWMDRATPVVTLIPGALWVMYAVMARSVAVRQRIGTVAVTAVGMFAGGGGFGITPMTVASLEIVVGGMTQRPRAIDGQVEIRDVLDLTLTIDHRVVDGAPATRFGARFRELLETAAVIPD from the coding sequence ATGACCGCCGTCCGGCCCCGCCGCGTCCGTCGGCAGCCGTTCCGGGCGAGCCGACGGCTGGTCACTGCCGGGCTGCGCGCCGGCCGACGCCTGGTGCCCATGTACGGACTGGTGGAGGTCGACGTCACCCGGGCCAGGAAGGCGCTGGCCGAGAACGACCCACCCCTCTCGATGACCGCATTCGTCGTGGCCAGCGTGGCCCGGGCCGCCGCCGAATACCCGCAGGTGCACGCCTATCGCAACTGGCGCGGCCGGCTCGTCATCCACAGCCATGTCGACGTGATCACCTTGGTCGAGGTCCCCACCGCGCACGGCCCGATCGGGCGGCCACATGTCCTGCACGACGCCGACATCCGCAGCGTCGCCGATCTCACCGCCGACCTGCGCCGAGCCCAGCATGAGCCGGGCGCCAACCGCAACCGATGGATGGACCGCGCCACCCCGGTCGTGACCCTCATCCCGGGCGCGCTGTGGGTCATGTACGCGGTGATGGCGCGATCGGTCGCGGTGCGGCAGCGCATCGGTACCGTCGCCGTCACCGCCGTCGGCATGTTCGCCGGCGGTGGCGGCTTCGGCATCACCCCCATGACCGTCGCCTCGCTGGAGATAGTCGTCGGCGGAATGACGCAACGCCCGCGAGCCATTGACGGTCAGGTCGAAATCCGTGACGTTCTCGATCTGACGCTGACCATCGACCACCGAGTCGTCGACGGAGCCCCGGCCACCCGCTTCGGCGCCCGGTTCCGCGAACTGCTCGAAACTGCTGCCGTGATCCCCGACTGA